The following proteins are encoded in a genomic region of Arthrobacter jiangjiafuii:
- a CDS encoding ubiquinol-cytochrome c reductase iron-sulfur subunit — MGDHSHGSPNTSGTVATAGQGDEEKFRNPGLPPHRPRLADTNPRAEKRAEKQVAALFVVSIIGTLVFFVGYFGIKLEGDHTIADIRVQNLLLGLGTAFAMLGIGVGIVHWAKTLMPDHEITEERHEIRPEEDRVVAEKIVGDIIEETGIKRRPLIRNTLLGAMVLAPLPAIAVFRDLGPLPGNTLRHTMWDEGVHLTRDPSGTRIKASDVTLGSAFHVIPEGLNESEHKLEEKAKAVVLLMRLDPESLNPSPGREDWNVDGIVAYSKICTHVGCPVALYEQHTHHLLCPCHQSTFDLTQECKVIFGPAVHPLPQLPIAVDSEGYLIAQSDFHEPVGPSYWERG, encoded by the coding sequence ATGGGCGACCATAGTCACGGCAGTCCGAACACCTCGGGCACCGTCGCTACGGCTGGCCAGGGCGACGAGGAGAAGTTCCGGAATCCCGGGCTTCCTCCGCACCGCCCACGGTTGGCCGATACGAATCCCCGCGCTGAGAAGCGGGCCGAGAAGCAGGTGGCGGCGCTGTTCGTCGTCTCCATCATCGGCACGCTCGTGTTTTTTGTCGGGTACTTCGGTATCAAGCTTGAAGGCGATCACACCATCGCCGATATCCGGGTGCAGAACCTGCTCCTCGGCCTCGGCACCGCTTTCGCGATGCTGGGCATCGGCGTCGGCATTGTCCACTGGGCAAAGACGCTTATGCCGGACCACGAAATCACCGAGGAACGGCACGAAATCCGTCCCGAGGAAGACCGCGTGGTTGCCGAGAAGATTGTCGGCGACATCATCGAGGAAACGGGCATCAAGCGCCGTCCCCTGATCCGCAACACCCTCCTCGGCGCGATGGTCCTCGCGCCGCTTCCCGCCATCGCCGTTTTCCGCGATCTCGGTCCGCTGCCGGGCAACACCCTGCGGCACACCATGTGGGATGAAGGCGTACACCTGACCCGCGATCCCAGCGGTACCCGGATCAAGGCCTCGGACGTGACCCTGGGTTCCGCATTCCATGTCATCCCCGAGGGCCTGAACGAGTCAGAGCACAAGCTGGAGGAGAAGGCCAAGGCCGTCGTCCTGCTCATGCGCCTGGACCCGGAGTCCCTGAACCCCTCCCCCGGCCGTGAAGACTGGAACGTGGACGGCATCGTCGCCTACTCCAAGATCTGCACGCACGTGGGCTGCCCGGTTGCGCTGTACGAACAGCACACCCACCACCTGCTCTGCCCGTGCCACCAGTCCACCTTTGACCTCACGCAGGAATGCAAGGTCATCTTCGGACCGGCTGTCCACCCGCTGCCGCAGCTGCCTATCGCCGTTGACAGCGAAGGCTACCTGATCGCCCAGAGCGATTTCCATGAACCCGTTGGACCGAGCTACTGGGAGCGTGGCTAA
- a CDS encoding ABC transporter permease has protein sequence MFLALRELRFARARFGLMGGVIALIAVLMVLLSGLSSGLVNDGVSGLKSMPATAFAFNEGTKTDNAFSRSVVDPAQAEAWRGQPGVEEVTMMGSTMMNGVTDEGTQVDLSLFGIDTESFLAPVVGEGRGINAVNEVVVSPTGADEGLHIGSVITLERLDVELTVVGYTEGQATFGHVTVAYLPLETWQLIASGSSSPGAPTEADTAALDFDTASTIALRAADGATLDLAAGDAAAGTVSSTLKESFGASPGYSAETLTLQMIQVFLYAICALVVGAFFTVWTIQRKHELAVLRALGASTGYLLRDGIFQAVVILVLSTAVGLAAGLGMGAWMSGTAMPFALEPAPIAAATLITILMGILGAAVAIVRISRVDPLAALGGQR, from the coding sequence ATGTTTCTAGCACTGCGCGAACTGCGCTTTGCCAGGGCCCGGTTCGGACTGATGGGTGGCGTCATCGCCCTTATCGCCGTGCTGATGGTCCTGCTGTCCGGCCTTTCCTCGGGTCTCGTAAACGACGGCGTTTCGGGGCTCAAGAGCATGCCCGCCACCGCCTTTGCCTTCAACGAAGGCACCAAGACCGACAATGCCTTCTCCCGCAGCGTCGTCGACCCCGCGCAGGCCGAGGCCTGGCGCGGGCAGCCGGGCGTCGAGGAGGTGACCATGATGGGCTCGACCATGATGAACGGCGTGACGGATGAGGGCACACAGGTTGATCTCTCCCTGTTCGGCATCGACACTGAATCCTTCCTGGCTCCCGTTGTAGGCGAAGGGCGCGGCATCAACGCCGTCAATGAGGTGGTGGTCTCCCCCACCGGCGCAGACGAAGGACTGCACATCGGATCGGTCATCACCCTGGAGCGCCTCGACGTCGAGCTAACCGTTGTCGGGTACACCGAGGGCCAGGCGACTTTCGGACACGTCACTGTGGCCTATCTGCCGCTGGAAACGTGGCAGCTGATCGCCAGCGGCTCTTCCAGCCCCGGCGCCCCTACTGAAGCCGATACCGCGGCCCTGGATTTTGACACCGCCAGCACGATCGCCTTGCGCGCCGCCGACGGCGCAACGCTGGACCTCGCTGCCGGCGATGCAGCGGCAGGGACTGTCAGCTCAACACTCAAGGAATCCTTCGGCGCCTCGCCCGGGTATTCCGCTGAAACCCTCACGCTGCAGATGATCCAGGTCTTCCTGTACGCCATCTGCGCCCTGGTGGTCGGCGCCTTCTTCACCGTCTGGACCATCCAGCGCAAGCATGAGCTGGCAGTCCTTCGTGCCCTCGGTGCATCCACCGGATACCTGCTGCGCGACGGCATCTTCCAGGCCGTCGTCATCCTGGTCCTCTCGACCGCCGTCGGCCTGGCCGCAGGGCTGGGAATGGGTGCCTGGATGTCCGGCACCGCCATGCCCTTCGCCCTCGAGCCGGCACCCATAGCCGCAGCGACGCTGATTACCATCCTGATGGGTATTCTCGGCGCTGCCGTGGCCATCGTCCGTATTTCCAGGGTTGACCCCCTGGCTGCCCTTGGAGGACAGCGATGA
- a CDS encoding ABC transporter ATP-binding protein, giving the protein MSMQTTNAADTVRTRGLSIEGASLSLGDGSSSVQALDAVSLRVEPGELVAVVGPSGAGKSSLLAVAGALTTPDSGRVSVNGTDLSGLGKAAKARFRLENIGFVFQSGNLIPALTAAEQLELVHRMAKMPGVFNAHDLLDAVGMGHKLKSRPDQLSGGERQRVGIARALVTKPTLLLVDEPTAALDRRRSQEVVELLARETHTQGVATVMVTHDHDVLHHCDRVVEMVDGRLAG; this is encoded by the coding sequence ATGAGCATGCAGACCACAAATGCAGCAGATACAGTCCGCACCCGCGGATTGTCGATTGAGGGAGCAAGCCTTTCCCTCGGGGACGGCTCGTCAAGCGTCCAGGCCCTGGACGCCGTGAGCCTCCGCGTTGAACCCGGGGAACTGGTCGCGGTCGTGGGTCCCTCCGGAGCCGGCAAGTCATCCCTGCTGGCTGTCGCCGGCGCCCTCACCACCCCCGATTCCGGCCGGGTCAGCGTCAACGGCACTGACCTCTCCGGGCTGGGCAAGGCGGCCAAGGCCCGCTTCCGCCTGGAGAACATCGGTTTCGTTTTCCAGTCCGGCAACCTGATTCCGGCCCTGACCGCAGCGGAACAGCTGGAGCTTGTCCACCGAATGGCCAAAATGCCGGGGGTCTTCAACGCACACGACCTGCTTGATGCCGTGGGAATGGGACACAAGCTCAAGAGCCGCCCGGATCAGCTGTCCGGCGGCGAACGCCAGCGGGTGGGGATTGCCCGCGCACTGGTGACCAAGCCCACCCTGCTGCTGGTTGATGAGCCCACCGCAGCGCTGGACCGCCGGCGGAGCCAGGAGGTGGTGGAGCTGCTTGCCAGGGAAACCCATACACAGGGCGTTGCTACAGTTATGGTGACGCACGACCACGATGTCCTACATCATTGCGACCGGGTCGTAGAGATGGTGGATGGCCGGCTGGCCGGCTAG
- a CDS encoding UBP-type zinc finger domain-containing protein, translated as MYDVTGINAGVPPSGPGCVECTSEGSWWFHLRRCAECGHIGCCDSSPNRHASAHEEATGHPVIRSYEPGEDWFWDYRTSSTFKGPLLAPPQHHPATQAVPGPAGRVPANWQDLLG; from the coding sequence ATGTATGACGTAACCGGCATCAACGCAGGCGTTCCACCCTCCGGCCCCGGCTGCGTGGAATGCACCTCCGAGGGAAGCTGGTGGTTCCATCTGCGCCGCTGCGCGGAGTGTGGACACATCGGCTGCTGCGACTCGTCGCCGAACCGCCACGCCTCGGCACATGAGGAGGCCACCGGCCACCCGGTGATCCGCAGCTATGAACCCGGTGAGGACTGGTTCTGGGACTACCGGACCTCTTCCACCTTTAAAGGGCCGCTGCTGGCACCGCCGCAGCACCATCCGGCCACCCAGGCCGTCCCCGGTCCGGCAGGTCGGGTACCCGCGAACTGGCAGGACCTGTTGGGCTAG
- a CDS encoding Lrp/AsnC family transcriptional regulator, protein MITAFVLIQTDSARIPECAEEISELDGISEVYSVTGEWDLIAIARVRRHEDLADTIANRLSKVEGVVETTTQIAFRAYSQHDLDAAFSLGFDS, encoded by the coding sequence ATGATCACCGCTTTTGTACTCATCCAGACCGACTCGGCCCGCATCCCCGAGTGCGCCGAGGAGATCTCCGAGCTCGACGGCATCAGCGAGGTCTACTCCGTCACCGGCGAGTGGGACCTCATCGCGATTGCCCGGGTGCGCCGCCACGAGGACCTGGCCGACACCATTGCCAACCGTCTCTCCAAGGTCGAGGGCGTCGTGGAGACCACCACCCAGATTGCCTTCCGCGCCTATTCCCAGCATGATCTCGACGCGGCATTTTCCCTCGGGTTCGACAGCTAA
- a CDS encoding DUF3054 domain-containing protein, producing MNATNISPASRSRFALLALDVVLITVFAALGRDTHEHGLDPAGVLVTASPFLAACLAGWALLGRWRSPARIWPAGIILWLFTVAAGLGIRALAGGGVAPSFAVVTLLVLGLFLLLPRAVAALVRRSRRNRQPGRSGQPASAGDRLTDRA from the coding sequence GTGAACGCCACAAACATCTCTCCCGCCAGCCGCAGCCGCTTCGCGCTCCTGGCCCTCGACGTCGTCCTGATCACCGTTTTTGCCGCACTCGGCCGCGACACCCACGAACACGGCCTGGACCCGGCCGGCGTTCTCGTGACTGCTTCCCCTTTCCTGGCGGCCTGCCTGGCCGGGTGGGCGCTGCTGGGCCGCTGGCGCTCCCCCGCGCGCATCTGGCCCGCCGGCATCATCCTGTGGCTGTTCACCGTGGCCGCCGGGCTGGGGATCCGTGCCCTGGCCGGAGGCGGCGTCGCGCCCAGCTTTGCCGTGGTGACACTCCTGGTCCTGGGACTCTTCCTGCTCCTGCCCCGCGCCGTGGCGGCACTGGTGCGCCGCAGCCGGCGGAACCGGCAGCCCGGGCGGTCCGGGCAGCCGGCATCCGCAGGAGATAGGCTCACAGACAGGGCCTGA
- a CDS encoding c-type cytochrome: MKALSQRRRHPLAAVALLLLGLLVTGGLYAAVSGANEAKAATSTAGYTPDDEAQGEKLFIANCATCHGMDASGSDNGPSLVGVGAASVDFQVGTGRMPMAMHGPQAQQKPVQFTEEQTSQLAAYVASLGAGPTIPSSEIANAEGNAAEGGELFRVNCAMCHNAAGAGGALTEGKFAPSLEGVSEKHIYEAMVTGPQNMPVFNDSNITPEDKQSIITFLKTTEANGSPGGAELGSLGPVSEGLFIWTAGLGLIIAFTIWLTSRSS; encoded by the coding sequence GTGAAGGCACTATCGCAAAGGCGACGTCATCCCCTAGCAGCAGTTGCGCTGCTGCTGCTGGGACTCCTCGTTACGGGTGGGCTCTACGCAGCAGTCTCCGGCGCCAACGAAGCCAAGGCTGCCACGAGCACCGCCGGCTACACGCCTGATGACGAAGCCCAGGGCGAGAAGCTCTTCATCGCCAACTGCGCCACCTGCCACGGCATGGACGCCTCCGGCTCCGACAACGGCCCGTCCCTCGTCGGCGTGGGCGCCGCATCCGTCGACTTCCAGGTCGGCACCGGCCGCATGCCTATGGCAATGCACGGACCGCAGGCCCAGCAGAAGCCGGTCCAGTTCACCGAAGAGCAGACCAGCCAGCTTGCGGCCTACGTTGCAAGCCTGGGCGCCGGACCCACCATCCCGAGCAGCGAAATCGCAAACGCCGAGGGCAATGCCGCCGAGGGCGGGGAGCTCTTCCGCGTCAACTGCGCAATGTGCCACAACGCTGCCGGTGCCGGTGGCGCGCTGACGGAAGGCAAGTTCGCTCCCTCGCTGGAGGGCGTCTCGGAGAAGCACATCTACGAGGCCATGGTCACGGGCCCGCAGAACATGCCTGTCTTCAACGACTCCAACATCACCCCCGAGGACAAGCAGAGCATCATCACCTTCCTGAAGACCACGGAAGCCAATGGCTCCCCGGGCGGCGCCGAACTCGGCTCCCTCGGCCCTGTTTCCGAAGGCCTGTTCATCTGGACGGCCGGACTTGGCCTCATTATCGCTTTCACCATTTGGTTGACCTCCCGGTCTTCCTAG
- a CDS encoding TetR family transcriptional regulator codes for MRSDGEATRSRILDAARTEFARYGLAGARVDRIAGEARASKERLYAYFGDKRSLFATVLALNLQETADLIPRDARDLSGFVGAMFDHAEEHPEHLRMLDWARLEENPDLLPRVPCGRPGPTSDAVLRAQEAGVIDPAWNPDDLLILLFSLATAWAQSPEALFTGAADPDTDSRGRRRNAAVAAACRILEPRSGR; via the coding sequence ATGAGATCAGACGGCGAAGCGACCCGGAGCCGGATCCTCGATGCTGCGCGGACGGAATTTGCCCGCTACGGACTGGCCGGGGCACGAGTGGACCGGATCGCCGGCGAAGCCCGTGCCAGCAAGGAACGCCTCTATGCCTACTTCGGTGACAAACGGTCCCTGTTTGCCACTGTCCTGGCCCTGAACCTGCAGGAGACCGCCGACCTGATCCCGCGGGACGCCCGGGACCTGTCCGGCTTTGTCGGCGCCATGTTTGACCACGCGGAGGAACATCCCGAGCACCTGCGCATGCTCGACTGGGCCAGGCTGGAGGAGAATCCGGACCTTCTGCCCCGGGTCCCCTGCGGCCGGCCCGGGCCCACCTCCGATGCAGTGCTCCGCGCGCAGGAGGCAGGCGTTATTGACCCGGCCTGGAATCCCGACGACCTCCTCATCCTGCTCTTTTCCCTCGCCACCGCCTGGGCGCAGTCCCCCGAAGCCCTGTTTACCGGCGCCGCTGATCCGGACACGGACTCACGGGGACGACGCCGGAACGCCGCCGTTGCTGCTGCCTGCCGGATCCTTGAACCACGCTCCGGTCGCTGA
- a CDS encoding SDR family NAD(P)-dependent oxidoreductase produces the protein MSNRTIVITGASDGIGAAAARALHNLGNRVVVVGRSPEKTAAVARGLDCDYLVADFARLDDVRSLAGTLLERYPRIDVLVNNAGGIMGSREETVDGHEKTLQVNHLAPFLLTNLLLSA, from the coding sequence GTGTCCAACCGAACCATCGTTATTACCGGCGCCAGCGACGGCATCGGTGCCGCGGCGGCCCGAGCGCTGCACAACCTGGGGAACCGCGTCGTCGTCGTCGGCCGTTCTCCCGAGAAGACCGCAGCGGTGGCCCGCGGGCTGGACTGTGACTACCTGGTTGCCGATTTCGCCCGGCTCGACGACGTCCGTTCCCTGGCCGGAACCCTGCTGGAGCGGTATCCGCGGATCGACGTCCTGGTGAACAACGCCGGCGGGATAATGGGCAGCCGCGAAGAGACCGTCGACGGCCACGAAAAGACGCTGCAGGTCAATCATCTGGCACCGTTCCTGCTGACCAACCTGCTGCTGAGCGCCTGA
- the trpD gene encoding anthranilate phosphoribosyltransferase, whose amino-acid sequence MTTNPSAEHTWPHLINALILRQDLSSGQTRWAMNTIMAGDASDAQMAGFLVALRAKGETVQELAGLVEAMLENARPIEIPGETLDIVGTGGDRHNTVNISSMAALVCAGAGARVVKHGNRAASSASGSADVIEALGVRLDLTVERVAKAAVQAGITFCFAQVFHPSMRFAAVPRREMGVSTAFNFMGPLTNPARPSASAIGVADARLAPLMAGVLAARGVRALVFRGEDGLDEMTTTGISTVWEVRNGTVEESKVDPLDLGIPRATLDDLRGGDALANAAVVRSVLAGDRGPVRDAVVLNAAAALVALDTHADGPLTGRLAAALRRAEAAIDTGQAQAALDRWIDVTR is encoded by the coding sequence GTGACTACGAATCCGAGCGCCGAACACACCTGGCCGCACCTGATAAACGCCCTCATCCTGCGGCAGGACCTGAGCAGCGGCCAGACACGCTGGGCGATGAACACCATCATGGCCGGAGACGCCTCGGATGCGCAGATGGCAGGGTTCCTCGTGGCGCTGAGGGCCAAGGGGGAAACGGTCCAGGAGCTGGCCGGACTCGTGGAGGCGATGCTGGAGAACGCCCGTCCCATCGAGATCCCCGGTGAGACCCTCGACATAGTGGGCACCGGTGGAGACCGGCACAACACGGTGAACATCTCCTCCATGGCGGCCCTGGTCTGCGCCGGCGCCGGCGCCCGGGTGGTCAAGCACGGCAACCGTGCGGCGTCGTCGGCCTCCGGGTCAGCCGACGTGATCGAGGCACTCGGGGTCCGCCTGGACCTGACGGTCGAGCGCGTTGCGAAAGCGGCGGTCCAGGCCGGCATCACCTTCTGCTTTGCCCAGGTCTTCCATCCCTCGATGCGGTTTGCCGCCGTACCCCGACGGGAAATGGGCGTTTCCACAGCCTTCAACTTCATGGGTCCGCTGACCAACCCCGCCCGGCCCAGCGCTTCGGCGATCGGCGTTGCCGACGCCCGGTTGGCGCCCCTGATGGCGGGCGTGCTTGCTGCGCGGGGCGTGCGTGCACTGGTGTTCCGGGGCGAGGACGGCCTGGACGAGATGACGACCACCGGTATCTCCACCGTCTGGGAGGTCCGTAACGGCACCGTGGAGGAGTCAAAGGTGGATCCGCTGGACCTGGGGATACCCCGGGCCACGCTGGACGATCTGAGGGGCGGGGACGCCTTGGCGAACGCGGCCGTGGTGCGCAGCGTCCTGGCGGGCGACCGCGGTCCCGTGCGCGACGCCGTCGTGCTCAACGCCGCCGCAGCGCTGGTGGCACTCGATACCCACGCCGACGGGCCCCTCACCGGCCGGCTGGCCGCAGCGCTGCGCCGGGCCGAGGCAGCGATCGACACGGGTCAGGCGCAGGCCGCTCTTGACCGCTGGATCGACGTCACCCGCTAG
- a CDS encoding SDR family oxidoreductase, which translates to MTRTYIVTGSGSGIGAATAELLRERGYTVVGVDLRGAEVEADLSTPEGRRTAAQKALELANGKVDAVIACAGISAPAPITVAVNYFGVTEFLELLAPTLAKSDAPRAAVVSSMASLQPNSPELVDALLAGDEPRALEIGAALAEQGPRVGYLNYPSSKRALSRWVRRASISEQWAGAGIPLNAVAPGTVLSAMTKDLLATPEGRQMVDSSVPMPLNGHSEPVVIARLLAWLTSEENTHTTGQTIYTDGGADATLRGDDIWGGSGQSISA; encoded by the coding sequence ATGACTCGTACATACATCGTTACAGGATCAGGATCGGGAATCGGCGCCGCCACGGCCGAACTGCTGCGTGAGCGCGGCTACACCGTTGTGGGCGTGGACCTGCGCGGCGCCGAGGTTGAAGCGGACCTCAGCACGCCGGAGGGCCGCCGCACCGCAGCCCAGAAGGCGCTTGAGCTCGCCAACGGAAAGGTGGACGCCGTCATCGCCTGTGCCGGCATCTCCGCGCCGGCACCGATCACGGTGGCCGTCAACTACTTCGGCGTCACGGAATTCCTCGAGCTGCTGGCACCGACGCTGGCCAAGAGTGATGCACCGCGCGCCGCAGTAGTGAGCTCCATGGCATCCCTGCAGCCGAACTCCCCCGAGCTCGTGGACGCGCTCCTGGCCGGAGACGAGCCTCGTGCGCTGGAAATCGGTGCAGCCCTGGCCGAGCAGGGTCCGCGCGTGGGGTACCTGAACTACCCGTCCTCCAAGCGCGCCCTGAGCCGCTGGGTACGCCGCGCAAGCATTTCCGAGCAGTGGGCAGGCGCCGGGATCCCGCTGAACGCCGTCGCTCCCGGAACCGTCCTTTCCGCCATGACCAAGGACCTGCTGGCCACCCCCGAGGGTCGCCAGATGGTCGACTCCTCCGTGCCGATGCCGCTGAACGGCCACTCCGAGCCGGTCGTCATCGCCCGGCTGCTGGCCTGGCTGACGAGCGAGGAAAACACGCACACCACCGGCCAGACCATCTACACCGACGGCGGCGCCGACGCGACCCTGCGCGGCGACGACATCTGGGGCGGCAGCGGGCAGAGCATCTCCGCCTGA
- a CDS encoding cytochrome c oxidase subunit 3 yields the protein MTTATHAPSTPAHPTLNRPNMVSVGTVVWLASELMFFAALFAMYFTLRSTSSDLWAMETEKLNVPFAFANTVILVLSSVTCQFGVFAAERLQPRRTGGLFNVSRWGMVEWFLLTFVMGAVFVAVQAFEYATLVTEGVSISSNSYGSSFYLTTGFHGLHVTGGLIAFLFIIGRAYAAKRFGHFEATSAIVTSYYWHFVDVVWIALFVIIYFLK from the coding sequence GTGACAACAGCGACCCATGCCCCCAGTACCCCGGCTCACCCCACGCTGAACCGCCCCAATATGGTTTCCGTTGGAACCGTAGTGTGGCTGGCCAGCGAACTGATGTTTTTCGCCGCCCTCTTTGCCATGTATTTCACCCTTCGCTCCACGTCGAGCGATCTGTGGGCCATGGAGACGGAGAAGCTCAACGTTCCCTTCGCGTTCGCGAACACGGTGATCCTCGTTCTTAGTTCCGTTACCTGCCAGTTCGGCGTCTTTGCCGCCGAACGCCTTCAGCCGCGCCGCACAGGGGGACTCTTCAACGTTTCCCGCTGGGGCATGGTCGAGTGGTTCCTCCTGACCTTCGTCATGGGCGCCGTCTTCGTTGCCGTCCAGGCCTTCGAATACGCAACCCTCGTGACCGAAGGCGTATCGATCTCGTCGAACTCCTACGGGTCGTCCTTCTACCTGACGACCGGTTTCCACGGCCTTCACGTGACCGGCGGTCTCATCGCGTTCCTGTTCATCATCGGACGCGCCTATGCAGCGAAGCGCTTCGGGCACTTCGAAGCGACCTCCGCAATCGTGACGTCCTACTACTGGCACTTCGTGGACGTAGTCTGGATTGCCCTGTTCGTCATCATCTACTTCCTGAAGTAG
- a CDS encoding lysylphosphatidylglycerol synthase transmembrane domain-containing protein translates to MNRQRMGTAWSRARQSRLLRWVVVILALVLVFEYVVLPQLVGSDNVILALLKLPPILVVLAVLLQALSQASYSLLTRAVLPGETLPGFFTLFRIDLTDLAINHTVPGGGTTAAAARFRLLTRCGVMSQNALSAATIQVVGSNLVLAGLFGGALLATRGGVGGGRYFTTAGAVVVALLVLSIVVLMVLDRHLAGAVRAVRAAARAVRVIKPEAAEQFVRTLAAEIHMFRENPRRLVAAVVLAAARYVLGAACLWVFVAGFGYALEPQLLLLAYSLATLLALVPLTPGGLGLVEAVLVPMLAAMGAPQHVAVMAVLCWRVVQFWLPIPVGALAYLSLRLGVLRHSAAQ, encoded by the coding sequence ATGAACCGGCAGCGCATGGGAACCGCCTGGAGTCGTGCCAGGCAGTCCCGGCTTCTGCGCTGGGTTGTAGTGATCCTGGCCCTCGTGCTGGTGTTTGAGTATGTTGTCCTGCCTCAGCTGGTCGGATCGGACAATGTGATCTTGGCACTGCTGAAGCTGCCGCCGATCCTGGTGGTTCTAGCGGTCCTCCTGCAGGCGCTGTCGCAGGCCAGCTACAGTCTTCTCACCCGCGCCGTCCTGCCCGGCGAGACCCTCCCGGGGTTCTTCACTCTCTTCCGGATCGACCTGACCGACCTGGCAATCAACCACACTGTTCCGGGCGGCGGAACCACCGCCGCCGCAGCCCGGTTCCGCCTCCTGACGCGCTGCGGCGTCATGTCCCAAAATGCACTCAGTGCTGCAACCATCCAGGTTGTCGGTTCCAACCTTGTCCTGGCGGGACTGTTCGGGGGTGCGCTGCTGGCCACGCGCGGAGGCGTCGGCGGAGGTAGGTATTTCACGACAGCCGGCGCGGTGGTGGTGGCGCTGCTGGTGCTGTCGATTGTCGTTCTGATGGTCCTGGACCGGCATCTGGCCGGGGCTGTGCGGGCCGTGCGGGCGGCAGCGCGCGCAGTCCGGGTAATCAAGCCGGAGGCTGCTGAACAGTTCGTGCGGACCCTTGCCGCCGAGATCCACATGTTCCGCGAAAACCCCCGGCGGCTTGTGGCTGCCGTTGTGCTGGCCGCAGCGAGGTATGTCCTGGGCGCCGCCTGCCTCTGGGTTTTTGTCGCCGGTTTTGGGTATGCACTGGAGCCGCAGCTGCTGCTGCTGGCATATTCGCTCGCCACCCTGCTGGCGCTTGTGCCGTTGACGCCCGGCGGGCTGGGTCTGGTGGAAGCTGTGCTGGTGCCGATGCTCGCGGCCATGGGGGCGCCCCAGCATGTGGCAGTCATGGCCGTGCTGTGCTGGCGGGTGGTGCAGTTCTGGCTGCCGATTCCCGTGGGAGCCCTGGCATACCTGTCGCTGCGGCTGGGGGTGCTGCGGCATTCTGCGGCGCAGTGA
- a CDS encoding TetR/AcrR family transcriptional regulator: protein MPRINAPTVAEHRAAQQRALLDAAKTLLAKTGEAPSMAEVAALAGLARPSAYQYYKSRTDLLNALVLDVFPRWAQRVEEAMAAEQDPADRVLAYVLTNIALVAEGEHAVGSALAAVAPSEELNAQSSLMHGQLLDPLVGTLRELGAEDPAATAELINAIVHSATKLLESGSPVESVNARVTELLEPYVRGHRSGDRGKSQP, encoded by the coding sequence TTGCCCCGTATTAATGCCCCGACGGTTGCCGAGCACCGGGCTGCCCAGCAACGGGCACTCCTGGATGCCGCCAAGACCCTCCTGGCAAAAACGGGCGAGGCACCCAGCATGGCGGAAGTCGCCGCGCTGGCGGGCCTCGCCCGGCCCAGTGCCTACCAGTACTACAAGTCCCGCACCGACCTGCTGAATGCCCTCGTGCTCGACGTGTTTCCACGCTGGGCGCAGCGGGTTGAAGAGGCAATGGCCGCCGAGCAGGATCCTGCAGACCGGGTCCTCGCCTACGTGCTCACCAACATTGCCCTGGTCGCCGAAGGCGAGCACGCCGTCGGCAGTGCACTGGCCGCAGTGGCGCCCAGTGAGGAACTCAATGCCCAGAGCTCGCTGATGCACGGCCAGCTCCTGGATCCGCTCGTTGGCACCCTCCGTGAACTCGGAGCCGAAGATCCGGCCGCCACGGCCGAGCTGATCAACGCCATTGTGCATTCGGCCACGAAGCTGCTTGAGTCCGGCTCGCCCGTTGAATCCGTCAACGCCCGCGTCACCGAACTCCTCGAACCCTACGTACGCGGGCACCGCAGCGGTGACCGCGGAAAGTCGCAGCCGTGA